A region from the Gemmatimonadota bacterium genome encodes:
- a CDS encoding VOC family protein: protein MTSQQVRIGSIVIHCHEFQRMVAFWSEALGYTPDRPLDGGWVVLRPPEGNRPHLSLQAREVPRAARSWMHLDLYTADQEAEVGRLLELGAKRYPWRYAEGADYVVLEDPDGNLFCVVQAR from the coding sequence ATGACGAGCCAGCAAGTCCGAATCGGTTCCATCGTGATCCACTGTCACGAATTCCAGCGCATGGTGGCTTTTTGGAGTGAAGCGCTCGGATACACTCCAGACCGGCCGCTCGACGGAGGATGGGTTGTGCTTCGGCCTCCAGAGGGGAATCGTCCCCACCTTTCCTTGCAGGCGCGTGAAGTGCCGCGAGCGGCGCGCAGCTGGATGCATCTCGACCTGTACACCGCCGATCAGGAAGCCGAAGTGGGACGACTCCTCGAGCTTGGCGCCAAGAGATACCCCTGGCGGTATGCCGAGGGCGCCGACTACGTGGTCCTCGAAGATCCAGACGGCAACCTCTTCTGTGTAGTACAGGCGCGCTGA